In the Archocentrus centrarchus isolate MPI-CPG fArcCen1 chromosome 19, fArcCen1, whole genome shotgun sequence genome, cattcacaTCTGTAGACTATTAaccttttcattttaaatgtgtcctttttacactagaatatttttattaaaagccACAGTGTGTGTAAGGTAATGTTGTTCTGGGTGTAGCTACACCCTGTATGAGCACTTCTCTAATGAGCCAGAAggtctgtgtgggtgtgagcAGGACTCTCCTTGTTAACAAAGTAAAGATTACCACACCTGAAGGCACGATAAGGCCAGAGTCGAATCCAAACaggtagaaaaataaaaaagctgttGCTGTTCTTGGATATATTTATGAGAACAGGAAGACTTGGTGGTGTAATGAGGAATTACAGGGAAAGTATTTagcaaagaaaatgatttatagtgagttgtatgtgaATCTGGCCcctaaggaaggagaaacagaCTCATACTGATGAggaaggatgtgcagcaggttagagtGATTAAGGACAGAAATGGAATTGCACTAGCATTTGTTGAGACAGATGGACTTACAACTGCATAATACACTTCTTGACCATAAATTTTTCCTTGTACTCCCAGGCAGGTGTAGTTCTGTCTCGGTTtaagggctgccctttgtccaTCCGCATTATACGATGGAGGGCCCATGATGGAACCGTGTATAGACCCCTTATCAAATTCCTGCGGGCGCTGAGGACAGAAAACCCCACCTTGCACTTGGGTCCTGCTCCCTCCCTGCAGACAGCCAGTAAAGACCAGAAGCCCCCGCCATCACAGTGTCTCAAAGAGGGAAGGTAAGTGTTAATGCAGTGTCTCTGTAATATGTATTCATGCTATTGTCATATAACACTTTAGAAATACATTCTGAACCTCTCCTCCACAGGATTGTGTACATAGTGCAGTTCCTGGGAAAGGCAAACATTGGAATGGTAGATGACAGTTTGTTTTTACAACTTGGAGCATTTTCAGACATGGTGTGCACACCTCCTGTAACTGTTGTGGCTTACCCTTTTCCTCCCTCTTAGTTTGGAGGAAAGGAAGTGCTGCAGCATGCGATTCCACAGGTGTTGCAGAAAAACCTACCTAGCAAGGTAATCAAAGCAGTTTTCCTGGATTTTCTGCAAAGTCCTTGCATGTGCATAATCTGTGTAATCTGCCCCACAGGAAGTGCTTTTAGATTTGAAGGAAACACATTTGACGtgcacagacagaaacagtAAATTGGTAAGTAGACACCTCTCACTCAGAGCCCCTCTTTGACCAAACTTTAACTCTTCTGGAATAAGTTTGTCTCCATTTTCTCATCAGGAGTTGTTTGAGCACCATTATCCAGAGATTTCATGTGTAGGGAGATATGCACAGCCAGACTACACAGTATTTGCCTTCTGTGTGGCGTAAGTATCACAGTACACCCCAGGAAAACATGATAATCGAggctattttattattaaaggcTTTTCCACACATCCCTGTTAAACCAGGCTGCTTGTAGTTTAGTTCACACTCCTCCCACGTGATGATGGTGATGCAATATATAAGCCTTGTCATTGGCTGGACCCCCCATGTCATCTAAACACACGATTGGCTGTGTTCACAGAGACTCCCCAGAAACCCCTCAGTCCACAGGCTTCTGCTGTGTGGCGCTTCGAGCGAGCAGCATCAAGGAGTGTGAAGACATCGTCTGCCGAATCGGTGAGGCATCACGGTTATCAGACGCAGCCACGTGCTTACAGATGTGTCAGACACTAAAGACTTGCATTTTCCTCTTACAGCCACCGGGTTCAAGCATACTGAATGGTTTGTATGACAAAACCAGCTGTGACCAGCCGTgtgttgtaaataaaagatgtgtAGTGACCACATAGACCTCTTGACTGTCTGTATAGCAAAACTACAAGACACCTTTTACTACTCATAAAGACCTTTAATAGAAAGACATGTGACAACATTTCATAAATAGTATTAAATGTAGCTGCCAAGATTTTATGTTggaaaaaacatgttaaaaagcCATCAAGAAAACACAGGGGGTCTGCCATGCTCCTTGTTGCGGAGTACAGAGGATCAACTGAGGTAGCCAATACCCTGACACTATGTCTGTAGAGCATGACATGCTGGCATTTTGTGGTAAATGGATTAAAAACCCTGCCCTCCCCCATGGAAGATGCAAAGAGAACCCTATGGCCAGAAGGAGCCCAACACCCACAACAAATAAGTGATGGTATAGCTTGTAAGATGACCCATGGTGGATGGATACTCTGAAGCTCCATTCAGACACACGCTTTCCCATTGATGTGATGGGACTCATTATGCACCCACAATACTATTCTGACAAAAAGTTTTTGTCGTAACATCAAAACCTCATTTTTGACAGTACAAGCTGAAACGCTTATCAGATGGGCACACAAGATTACAACTGCTTGTGCATCTTTGTGAGTTGCTCAGCTCACTAGAGAATGCCCTCAACAGCAAcatgaagcattaaaaaaaacatccccaaacaaaaacactgtaatgATGCATTTGCAATTCCTAATGAGGAAGAGAGCCAAATATGTGAGAGCAGTGGGACAGAGTAATCAGTTACATGCTTGGGTTGTGGGGCTTTGTACTTTGTGACAATGGAGAACTTATTGTTCCAAAGCGTGACTAACACTTAAGTCAAAGCTGACAATACTTATTGCCTTATTGACAATACAAGCCTTTTGCTCATATGATGGCTCTCTCCACAGTTGCATGTTATTaaagattaaaacaaaccaGATCCATATCTAATAAGACAGCAGTATGTCTGAAAGGGGCTCAATCTTGTGGAATGGTTGATTTGtcgcaatctaaaaaaaaaaataaagaaaagaatctggtttttttaaaaaaaaaaaaaaaaaacaagagtccACAAAATGGTTAAGTATGATAAATAGGATCATTTGTCATGAGAATGCAGTCACTAGCCACTTAGGCCCTCTCGCCCCTTATCCTACGAGCCAGCTGGATGTCTTTGGGCATGATGGTGACACGCTTGGCATGGATGGCGCAGAGGTTGGTGTCCTCAAACAGACCCACCAGGTAGGCCTCACTGGCCTCCTGTGTAAGgaaagggaggggagagggaggggaaaaaacaaaacaaaacaaaagccattTAGTGATGTCCATATTACAGCCTACTCTGTAGGTGATGAAATGTAACCTCATTTACCTGAAGAGCTCCAATGGCAGCACTCTGGAAACGCAGATCAGTCTTGAAATCCTGAGCAATCTCCCTCACCAGGCGCTGGAAGGGCAGCTTGCGGATCAGCAGCTCAGTGGACTTCTGGTAGCGACGGATCTCCCTCAGAGCCACAGTTCCAGGCCTAGGAGAAGAATCAAGGAGACAGTCAATATACTGCATGCcaataaaaaactatttaaggaAAACCACAAGTACTACACACCTGTAACGATGGGGTTTCTTCACGCCACCGGTGGATGGTGCACTCTTCCTGGCCGCCTTGGTAGCGAGCTGCTTCCTCGGCGCTTTTCCTCCAGTAGATTTACGAGCAGTCTGCTTGGTACGTGCCATCTCGTAAtagctttaaaaagaaaagatataCAGTAACTGCCAGATGAAGTAAAGCAGTTGAGCTGAAGCAACAGTATGACACGAACTAGTCACCAGGATAGCATGCTAGCCTAGCCTACAAGGTTAGCACAGCTCCCCTCCCCCAAGGCGGCAGGCACAACCATACCAGACGTGACATTTATCCACCACTTCAGCTTATGTAAGAGTTTCCACTAAAGCGACCCAATGCTGATCTCTTTAACACACTTCGTTTAACACGTTTATTAACTCACTGATATAGACAAACTTGTTTTGCGGCCCACTGTAACCAGAGACAATGGCGTCAAAACAGCGGGAGCCCGAACCAGCCCGGCCAGTCTCCGCTTTTCGACTTCGCCATTTTCAGCTTCTCGTCCACCCCCCTCAACACCGAAGCGAAACTACTTCTATTTCACTACCGATATTAGTGTAAACAATCATCTAAGCTAGTAACCGTTTCGCATATAGCAATCTCAACTTTGACCTAATATACACATTTTGGCGTCGTTTCTGATTTCTAGCTACACTTCAGTGAGTTAATAGTGACGTTAAACGACAAACAGCAAGAGACTCCATTGTCCTGTTTTTAGCAAAGGCTATCGTTAGCAAGTCGATACTTAAGCCCGAAACAAAACCACAACACTTCACAGCAAAGACAGTACACTAATTAATAGTATTATCAGCAAGGCGAGCCACTCATTACCTTTACGACTTTAGTTGAGTTTGAAACTATCACCGTGAACAACACCTACACCTTGGTACCCTCCGAAAACGCTCTCTAGTACGTAGGGCGACGAGGCCGACTATTAATACTTTGCCGTGACGTCAAGCTTGTACCACACTGCACGCTTATTGGCTGGTTACAGCCAATAGaaacaaggaaataaaaaaaacaaatgtgaccTCGATTGTTCCTTATTTCcttctgtttagtttttataCAAATGCCATAACTTTGTAACAAATGCCATAACTGTGTAAGAATATCTTGACTGTTTATAACTAGCACAATTATTAGTCAAGTCATAATTGAACTTCATGTCCCATAGTTCCGTGTTAATAGTCGTCCCTTTGCTATTACTTCCTCTTGTCTTGCGCAGGCTCACATCGCCGCAGAATGCGGATTTCGAAGCTAATAAGAAAAGCTAGCCAGTAAGCTAAAAACAAGCTTCTTGTTGTTGGGCTTTAGACGGGCAAAATGTCTAAAACGCATCCACAGCCCCCGTCATCTTCGGTAGTGACGACTACCGGAGGACCATCTTCGTCCTCTTCGTCTTCGCCCGCAGGGGGGTCAACATCTCCTGCAACCGTGTTGAACGTGCAGCCCGAGAAACCTCAACATTACACGTACGTAGCTAAGTTAGCTGGATTAGCTAGTAAAGTGTACACAACCTCACGTGCAGTTACACACAGCAAACAACAGTTAAAATTTATTTGAGGAAAACGAGTGCGTGGTAGACTAGTTTAAAATGGATGAAGCAAACATTTTCAGcagtaatgtgtttatttagcgCAGCAGGTCTCGATAAAGAGGCCTAACGTAACAGTAACAGTAGCCCTTTCATACAAGCTGTGTGTGGTAGAGGATGGTTTAAGTGTTTTGATTGTGTGTGCTACGGCAGCATTAATTTAAAGCTTGTTTAGTGACAATATGTACAATAGGAATAGTTTATCACTGCTGCCGAGACTATGACTGGGTTGGGCTAAGACAGTTCTTGATAAGGACAGGAAAAGTCataaaatatattcatatattcCTATTTATAAGACACTGTAAAATATAGTAACACCGTACAGCAGTTTATTCCAGTCTCTCTTGCTGCTTACCTTTTCCCCAGATATCTGAAGGAGTTCAGGACGGAGCAGTGTCCCTTGTTCGTTCAACATAAATGTACCCAGCACCGGCctttttcctgtttccactGGCACTTCCTGAACCAGCGGCGCCGGAGGCCAATCCGCAGACGGGACGGAACATTCAACTACAGCCCAGATGTTTACTGTACCAAATATGATGAGGGAACAGGCACCTGTCCTGATGGAGATGAGTGAGTCTGGCTAAGGATTCAGTTTTGTACAAGATTGCCTCACATCACGTTTTCGTTGGTTTTCCCAGCTGCCTTGATTTAATTTCAGTACAAAAAAAATGGCGACTTGTGTAAGGGGCAAGTCATTTTTGTGAATGGCATACCTGACCGCACCATGTCTCGGAAGGTCTATATTAGGGGTGTGTATAGgcttaattaaaaaagaatggCACAGTGTTTGACTAAAAGCTCCATGTTTTCAGGTTTGCAGtcatttttaaactgttaaGAGAATGTTACGTTCAGGTCCTTTATGAAATCCACTATGCAAATGTGTAGGTCACTGCATATCAACAGACTGTCTTCATCTGGATCAAAGGCAGTGAAGTAGTGATTCTGGACATCCACAAATGGGCCAAAACCGTGGAAAATGGCTTGTTGCCACCCATAGATAAAGGTGGAAAGGGTATATATTTCGTAATTGGAGCTTCTGATAAATACTACTTAGTATTCTGTAAATGTTGTGTTCTTAAATCACTCTATAGTAAAACATCTCATGGTCATGTTTCTATCCATGCAAGAGTTGCCACAAACAGACAATTATGAATTGAGCTTTTCTTTAACAGCTTTCTGACATTTTACTGACAAGAGTTAgttcataataaaaaaaatcatcagttgacttgcatgtttttatatacatttttaaatgttatttttccagATGCCCATTTCTGCATCGAACAGCAGGTGACACAGAGCGCAGGTACCACCTCCGCTACTATAAAACTGGATCGTGTATCCACGAAACTGATGCAAAAGGCCACTGCAGCAAGAACGGCTCCCATTGTGCATTTGCTCACGGATCACATGACCTGCGCAGCCCCGTTTATGACATCAGGTGCACCAAATGAAATGTGCAAGCCATCTTAGTTTCTGTGTGCATGGCTGTGTGCTGACAGAGTCTTTTGTCATTATGTGCTCCACAGGGAAATGCAGGTGATGGAGTCTCAAGGAGGCTCGGGGACCGCGGAGGGAGGTGGAGGCGATGGACAGTCGGGACAGGCAGCAAGCACAGCCCTGATAGAGAAGATCTTGAGCGAGGAGCCACGCTGGCAAGGTAACATCTGGAACACCACTTCAGGAGGcattcagacagaaaaaaagctgcaggaaaaaaagaggcCGAGCTGCAAACAAAATGTTCAAACTCTCATCAGTGCAAAAAACTGCAGGGTGGCACAGTGGTACAACAAAAAACGCTCTAGGTTTGAATTCACTGGCCAGCTAGGGCCTTTGtgggtggagtttgcatgttccccaAGTGCCTGGGTGCTGGGTGCTTCACcttcctcctgcagtccaaagacatgcatgttagattaactgatgattctaaattagtcatagtgtgaatggttgtctctctgtgttagtcctggtgtcctgtccagggtgtaccctgcatttCACCCCGTGAcaggtgggataggctccagtcccatCACACCCTGcagttggataagcagttaagaggatggatggaaaaaaatgcaTGGTTAACATCAATCATTCCAGTTGGCTTTCTGTTGCATCCATGTCTTCCTTCAATatctatttatattattttttcttaaacagtGCTAACAGGTATGTGTGAAGGTCTAGTAATTGAATTAGGTTGATATGCTTTCACAGGACCTCTCAGAtcttgatataaaaaaaaaaaagttttctgttattATTAAATGTATGTCTCAGTTCTTCAGAGGGCACAAAGACATCAGTTTGAACAGGCCTTGAATCTTTTCAAGTCCTTAGAAACCCAGAATTTAAATGTAGCGTCTGATCTTCCTCATACAAAGTTTTGGGCTGTATTATGATATTATCTGTTTCTTTAAATCTCTTAAATCTTTTAAGGTCAAATATTATTACTTAAATTCAAATGGCCTGCCTCACTgtgtcttttcttcttctccataTCTCCTCAGATAATGACTATGTGCTGTCACATTACAAGACTGAGCTCTGTAAGAAACCACCTCGCCTGTGCCGTCAAGGTTATGCCTGTCCGTATTATCATAACAGCAAAGACAGGAGACGCAGCCCACACAAGCACAAATACAGGTGCTCTGTTTCATTGTGCTAAAGAAGCGATTTACAGATCAGTGTTGTTGCTCGATTGGGGTTGTGTTTAAGCAAATTGTTGTTTGTTTCATACCACCACAGAGCGTTGCCGTGTCCTGCAGTGAAGCAGAGTGAAGAGTGGGGAGATCCCAGTAAATGTGAGGGAGCTGAGTCATGTCAGTATTGCCACACAAGAACGGAACAGCAGTTCCACCCAGAGGTTTGTCTCTTTTAGGGGAACGCTCATAGAATCTTGACTGGAAATCACAAAAGACTAATAGCAGTACTTTTATTTGGGTCACAGATCTATAAATCCACCAAGTGCAATGACATGCAGCAATGCGGCAGCTGTCCCAGAGGGCCCTTCTGTGCCTTTGCTCATGTTGAAAGTAAGTCCCCACAAAACACGACTGGTCATGTCTTCAGAAACCTGATGAGTTGGCTtgtaattttagtttttcttcctcctccagaGCCCTTTGTTCCTGAGGAACCATCATTCCCCAACCCCAGCTCCCCTCCACCCCCTAGACCTCCAGACCCTCTTCCTGTCCAGGAGATTTCTGCGAGTCCCAGTAGTCACAACATGGGGTCTTGCTCTGTCTCAGACCCCTTCTCCCCCTCTGCAGGCTCATGTGTAACAGAGCAAGGTTTGCTTGGTAGcgttttgtctctgtgtgaggACATGAGTGGATCTGCAGAGCCTCAGTCTCCTTGGGCAGGAGAAGGAGGGTACGGCCGGGCACCTGGCTTTGAGAGGGAAGATCAGGTGAGAAAGACATATATAGGTTTGTATTAAGATACACTGAAAGAAAATCATCTCTGGAATGAAGCTGTAGTTACTATGCAGTGTTTGTCCTTCTTATTTTAAGTCACTATTTTTCAGGCCAAGCAAAGGGGCTTTGCTCTGGAGCAGCGGCACAGAGAACTGGCATCAACTCAGAACAAACAGGTAAAAACACTACAcctttcagcacttttttttttttttttggtgctttaTACTAGCCTAAATTTTGCATGCCATTAGCTCGTCCACTTATTTTCTTGCTCATTTATTTGTCAATGTCCTTGTGTGAAGGACACGTTAAGTAACAAAATCCTTTTTGCTAAGGACTTACAGGTGTTTTTGCCGGTCGGCAGCCCTTTGAGTCTGTCCTCCAGTATCCCCTCTAGTCTGGCTGCCACACCGCCCAGCCCCGCTCCTCTCGGACCCCCAGGATCCAGCATATCCTCTGGAATGAATGCTAACGCTCTCCCCTTTTACCCAACTAGTGAAACTGTAGAGTCAGTTGTTGGTAAGTAAAGATGTTAGAACTAAGACGGTTCCACATATCAAGCAGGTGTGACAATGAAATATTTAAGTTGTGGTGCTTTATGTGTTCTAGAGTCAGCCCTGGATGATCTCGACCTGAATGACTTTGGTGTTTCGGCGCTGGAGAGAAGcttggagagcagcagcagctctgctctgccTAGTGTGGGAGTTATGCTTGGTACGtaaaagcatgaacacacagAACTGTCGACATATGAATATCTGTGCAACATTAAACAGTATGCACATGTAtgtaaaaatattcatttgCCTTCATAGGCGGTAGCCAGCTTCAGAGTTCTGCTCCAGTGAACATCCCAGGGTCTTTTAGCAGCTCCGCTGCTTTTAGCTCACCTTCACCATCTCCCCCAGTCAGGCCACACGCTTCTCCATTCTTCTCTACGCATCTGTCCCAACCTGGCCAGTCAGAGAGCACCTTCCTGGGACCATCTCATAGTTCTTTAGGTCTGTAGAATCTCATTTAAGTCATCGAGTGGTGATGTAAGCGATATGATTTTGcctatatttattcatttctttgtagGTCTGAATGGTATGAGCACTAATATCTGGGAACACTTCCCATCAGGCCAGGGGTCTCCTGGTACACCTCCAACCCTACTGCTCTCTGGCCCCTGTGCAGAGACCACCAGGCTCAAACAGGAGCTGGAGGAAGCTCACAGGACACTGAAGCAGTGGGGTCACAGCTGGAGACACACAGCTCAGGTAGGTAGGTAGTGGGGCATGCATATGTGAGCGTGTCTCTGAAATGGCAGTTTGTATGCCGTGACCTGCAGAAACTGAAGAAACGAATCCCAGTTCTGACTGCACATCATTTGTTCTGCCTGCTTTCTCTTGCAGTCGTTCGCTGCACTGAAAGCAGATGCAGAGGAATCGCGTGCCCATGCCGCACGATTAGCCATGGAAGCAGAAAGAGCCAggcaggctgaggaggaggcaCAGAGACAGGCTACTCTCCTGCAGGAGGCGCTGGAGAGCTTAAGGAGCGGCGATAATCCTCATCTTACACTGCACCAACTCCAGCTACTACACCGACTGCCTTTGGAGTCGGTCCTCAGTTTACAGGCTCAGCTCTGTACCTGCTTACATGCTGTAGAACAGGTAATACCCAGAACCTCCACAGtactcaggagaaaaaaaagtatttagggTTCATGTGTAATACCAAAGGTCAGATGGCTAACACACAAAGCTGACCAGCCCACCTCAAAGATGGagcaaaaaacattaaatgaagGGATCGTTGTTCAGGATGCTTTTACCTCAGTATTTGAATCTGTATACAGCATAATGAGGACTACAAAGCTCCAGCTTAGCTTCTTAGGAAGAGAAGCTTTAATTAGTCATCTTAAGCTTTCTTTTTATGAGCTTAATTTTCTATCAAAACTTCCACAAGACTTTCATACGTTGACTAGAAATCTTGGCTACATGGCCACAAGTTTGAGACAAAATGTGCTTTATTAGATAAATGTAAACATACTTTTTACTATTTATGGAACTTCTTCAGTCTTCATTGTACATATTATGAGTCTGAGCGGACATTGATTTAAACTGGTTGCTTTGAAGGCGAATAGTCTCACTTTCCAGTTTGTGACCAGTCTGCAACAACCAGAGCAATCACAAGGTGTCACACCCCTATTTTAACGGATTTCAGCCAGGGACAGCCAGCAGCCTCTCACCATCTGGGttggaaatacacatttttgccAGGAGTTCACTGAGCAGTCTCCAGATCTGTGTGACTGGAGCCTAACTTAACAAAATAATGTTTTGGACCTATTATAATAATTTTCAGCTCCTCATTTTTGGAAtcacagttaaaaataactgtCATTTCTCTTATATTGAACCTTGATTAAGGtatgaaaaaacacaatagCCATCATTTCTTGTACACACAAATCTTGTGTGTACAGATATTTCTCGCACAGATCAGTGATTTATCAATATTCTTTTATCTGAATTTGTTCGTACGTCGCAAACAAATTTAGAAGTCCCTCTGACGATGCGTACAAGCAAATGAAGGGCTGGCTGTCTTAAGAAACCTTTAAAATGAATagtactactactgctactaatTATTATTgccttttattcattatttacagttttcctAAACACCGTGAGCCATAAATTGCTCAGAAttacaatttaataaaaataaaaatgcatgtaaaGAAAACTAAATACTGAATGGAAAGGTCTCAGCTTTAACCTTTTAATCCAAACATATTTTTATCTTTCATCAAAAACAACTTCTGCCGCACGCAATCACACACTTTGGGTCCTCCacctgttttcttctgcttgtagACTGTCTTTTTCATATCAATTTTGATtccgggcagcacggtggcgtggtggttagcactgctgcatcACAGCTGGAttgacatctagaaggcctgggtttgattccacctcggCCTGGgcctcgctgtgtggagtttgcatgttctccctgtgtttgtgtgcatttcctcccgcagttcaaagacatgcagggttaggttacctggtcactctaaattgcccacaggtgtgaatggttgtctgtctctctgtgttagccctgcggcaggctggtgacctgtacagggtgtaccctgcctcttgccccatgtcagttgggataggctccggcccccccgcgaccctgaacagaataagaATTTTGATTCCTATTTTTCTTTAACTCGAGCCAGGGAAATTCAGCACCCCCCAAGTTATTTCTGCCCAAgtgtcacttttttaaaatttattttaaaatgtcacgTGTCATAAATCAGACGGTGATGTTGAAGGCAAACTCATGTTTTTTGTGCAAGGTAAGAATGTGTCAATGCACATAGTAAATGAGACCCAGTGTAAAAAATTCTTTGTGCAGTTTAAGAGGTGTAAACATGTGACTCTTGTGTTTACTAAGGTGGTGTACAGGAAACAGAGACAATGCTGTGTGACATGTGGAGAGCAGGGTTCGGTGTCCCTATCCTGTGGCCACGGACTACAGTGCGAGAGCTGCTCCACCTCCACAGATTGCCCACTCTGCCCCGAACAGTCGCTGGAACAGCAGCTCTCTTGACCTCACAATTCAGTGGGACCACCACAGATTCCAGACCAGTCAATCCTGATTCCACAGATACCAGCCT is a window encoding:
- the LOC115797936 gene encoding histone H3.3, which translates into the protein MARTKQTARKSTGGKAPRKQLATKAARKSAPSTGGVKKPHRYRPGTVALREIRRYQKSTELLIRKLPFQRLVREIAQDFKTDLRFQSAAIGALQEASEAYLVGLFEDTNLCAIHAKRVTIMPKDIQLARRIRGERA
- the unk gene encoding RING finger protein unkempt homolog isoform X2; translation: MSKTHPQPPSSSVVTTTGGPSSSSSSSPAGGSTSPATVLNVQPEKPQHYTYLKEFRTEQCPLFVQHKCTQHRPFSCFHWHFLNQRRRRPIRRRDGTFNYSPDVYCTKYDEGTGTCPDGDECPFLHRTAGDTERRYHLRYYKTGSCIHETDAKGHCSKNGSHCAFAHGSHDLRSPVYDIREMQVMESQGGSGTAEGGGGDGQSGQAASTALIEKILSEEPRWQDNDYVLSHYKTELCKKPPRLCRQGYACPYYHNSKDRRRSPHKHKYRALPCPAVKQSEEWGDPSKCEGAESCQYCHTRTEQQFHPEIYKSTKCNDMQQCGSCPRGPFCAFAHVEKPFVPEEPSFPNPSSPPPPRPPDPLPVQEISASPSSHNMGSCSVSDPFSPSAGSCVTEQGLLGSVLSLCEDMSGSAEPQSPWAGEGGYGRAPGFEREDQAKQRGFALEQRHRELASTQNKQVFLPVGSPLSLSSSIPSSLAATPPSPAPLGPPGSSISSGMNANALPFYPTSETVESVVESALDDLDLNDFGVSALERSLESSSSSALPSVGVMLGGSQLQSSAPVNIPGSFSSSAAFSSPSPSPPVRPHASPFFSTHLSQPGQSESTFLGPSHSSLGLNGMSTNIWEHFPSGQGSPGTPPTLLLSGPCAETTRLKQELEEAHRTLKQWGHSWRHTAQSFAALKADAEESRAHAARLAMEAERARQAEEEAQRQATLLQEALESLRSGDNPHLTLHQLQLLHRLPLESVLSLQAQLCTCLHAVEQVVYRKQRQCCVTCGEQGSVSLSCGHGLQCESCSTSTDCPLCPEQSLEQQLS
- the unk gene encoding RING finger protein unkempt homolog isoform X1, producing MSKTHPQPPSSSVVTTTGGPSSSSSSSPAGGSTSPATVLNVQPEKPQHYTYLKEFRTEQCPLFVQHKCTQHRPFSCFHWHFLNQRRRRPIRRRDGTFNYSPDVYCTKYDEGTGTCPDGDECPFLHRTAGDTERRYHLRYYKTGSCIHETDAKGHCSKNGSHCAFAHGSHDLRSPVYDIREMQVMESQGGSGTAEGGGGDGQSGQAASTALIEKILSEEPRWQDNDYVLSHYKTELCKKPPRLCRQGYACPYYHNSKDRRRSPHKHKYRALPCPAVKQSEEWGDPSKCEGAESCQYCHTRTEQQFHPEIYKSTKCNDMQQCGSCPRGPFCAFAHVEKPFVPEEPSFPNPSSPPPPRPPDPLPVQEISASPSSHNMGSCSVSDPFSPSAGSCVTEQGLLGSVLSLCEDMSGSAEPQSPWAGEGGYGRAPGFEREDQAKQRGFALEQRHRELASTQNKQDLQVFLPVGSPLSLSSSIPSSLAATPPSPAPLGPPGSSISSGMNANALPFYPTSETVESVVESALDDLDLNDFGVSALERSLESSSSSALPSVGVMLGGSQLQSSAPVNIPGSFSSSAAFSSPSPSPPVRPHASPFFSTHLSQPGQSESTFLGPSHSSLGLNGMSTNIWEHFPSGQGSPGTPPTLLLSGPCAETTRLKQELEEAHRTLKQWGHSWRHTAQSFAALKADAEESRAHAARLAMEAERARQAEEEAQRQATLLQEALESLRSGDNPHLTLHQLQLLHRLPLESVLSLQAQLCTCLHAVEQVVYRKQRQCCVTCGEQGSVSLSCGHGLQCESCSTSTDCPLCPEQSLEQQLS